A section of the Callithrix jacchus isolate 240 chromosome 14, calJac240_pri, whole genome shotgun sequence genome encodes:
- the LOC108590499 gene encoding uncharacterized protein C2orf78-like isoform X2, translated as MSEHFQNTSLLGTANSLQPSLPVVSNAASLTGSISNFPRASAPAVSSAWLLPSASGTSFQPLTGSAYLYQHSTTSMLSGVSGQSHSSTSAASYPGIFEWDITAKTAKKSPSLRDFTVTVIDQNTAVSSMSMTARHDKTSHANIIVPLYPTLSASLVQRTQSQIPNQQGHSLSLPYQTGSQVYYYNPGTLGPQLSGELGPWLQSYGSASYSGNRASAHQPEMVMVLKEVQPTKVRLPVSTSGMHYSVSAQPSTVTSFQVMETSLGMDTSLGLESASQIFCLAQTPEFTKSCSSRNTQIRESNPSPELGDISMTAPVQSPTNLLTVSPAPSQDKTENKNLDEIKTKISKPLDAYQFPIENRYPSVLPLEIPDIHQLLSCIDPLGQGEQPGSENANLRNNSLSLQGQGLLENGIESSSDLADVTTLVENTHLPSIISSLQDLDQPKSPSIFSSLQDLDKPKSPSISSSLQDLDQPQSPSLFSSLQDLDQPKSPSLFSSLQDLDQPQSPSISSSLQDLDQPKSPYIFSSIQDLDQPQSPSLCGSLPDLDQSQSPSIFSS; from the exons ATGTCAG AACATTTCCAAAATACCTCTTTACTTGGAACTGCAAATTCTCTGCAGCCCTCTCTTCCTGTGGTGAGCAATGCGGCTTCCCTAACAGGAAGCATTTCCAACTTCCCCCGAGCCTCTGCTCCAGCTGTTAGCTCAGCATGGCTACTGCCATCAGCCTCTGGCACCTCTTTCCAGCCACTCACGGGCAGTGCCTACCTTTACCAACATTCTACCACATCTATGTTGTCTGGGGTTAGTGGCCAGAGCCATAGCTCTACTTCAGCTGCCTCTTACCCAGGCATTTTTGAGTGGGACATTACAGCAAAGACAGCAAAGAAGTCACCCTCACTCAGGGACTTCACTGTGACTGTCATTGACCAGAACACAGCTGTCTCTTCCATGTCTATGACAGCCCGGCATGATAAAACTTCACATGCCAATATTATAGTCCCTCTGTATCCAACACTATCTGCCAGCCTTGTTCAGAGGACACAATCTCAAATTCCAAATCAGCAGGGCCATAGCCTGTCACTTCCCTACCAGACAGGAAGCCAGGTCTATTACTATAATCCAGGCACACTGGGGCCTCAACTATCCGGAGAACTTGGCCCCTGGCTGCAATCCTATGGCTCTGCGTCATACTCAGGAAATAGGGCCTCTGCCCATCAACCAGAAATGGTGATGGTGCTAAAGGAGGTTCAGCCCACAAAAGTTCGACTACCAGTCTCCACTTCCGGGATGCATTACTCTGTGTCTGCTCAACCCAGCACAGTAACCAGTTTTCAAG TGATGGAAACTTCCCTGGGGATGGATACTTCCCTGGGATTGGAATCTGCAAGCCAGATATTTTGTCTGGCACAAACTCCAGAATTCACCAAGTCCTGCAGTAGCAGAAATACCCAGATACGTGAGAGTAATCcatcacctgagcttggggacATTTCAATGACAGCTCCAGTCCAGAGTCCAACTAATCTCTTGACAGTGTCTCCAGCTCCAAGCCAGGACAAAACTGAGAATAAGAATTTGGATGAGATTAAGACCAAGATTTCAAAGCCTCTAGATGCCTACCAATTCCCAATAGAAAACCGATATCCTTCAGTGCTTCCTTTAGAAATCCCTGATATTCACCAGCTTCTGTCCTGCATTGatcctcttggccaaggggagcAGCCTGGTTCTGAAAATGCCAATCTGAGAAACAACAGCCTGAGTCTTCAGGGCCAAGGGCTACTTGAAAATGGGATTGAGTCTAGCAGTGATCTTGCAGACGTCACTACATTGGTGGAGAATACTCACCTCCCCTCGATCATCAGTTCTTTGCAAGATCTTGACCAACCCAAAAGTCCCTCCATCTTCAGTTCCTTACAAGATCTTGACAAACCAAAAAGTCCCTCCATCTCAAGTTCCTTACAAGATCTTGACCAACCCCAAAGTCCCTCCCTATTCAGTTCCTTACAAGATCTTGACCAACCCAAAAGTCCCTCCCTATTCAGTTCCTTACAAGATCTTGACCAACCCCAAAGTCCCTCCATCTCAAGTTCCTTACAAGATCTTGACCAACCCAAAAGTCCCTACATCTTCAGTTCCATACAAGATCTTGACCAACCTCAAAGCCCCTCCCTATGTGGCTCCTTACCAGATCTTGACCAATCCCAAAGTCCCTCCATCTTCAGTTCCTGA
- the LOC108590499 gene encoding uncharacterized protein C2orf78-like isoform X1, with amino-acid sequence MMLFFKYSEIFSISPVCSSLFFPTEHFQNTSLLGTANSLQPSLPVVSNAASLTGSISNFPRASAPAVSSAWLLPSASGTSFQPLTGSAYLYQHSTTSMLSGVSGQSHSSTSAASYPGIFEWDITAKTAKKSPSLRDFTVTVIDQNTAVSSMSMTARHDKTSHANIIVPLYPTLSASLVQRTQSQIPNQQGHSLSLPYQTGSQVYYYNPGTLGPQLSGELGPWLQSYGSASYSGNRASAHQPEMVMVLKEVQPTKVRLPVSTSGMHYSVSAQPSTVTSFQVMETSLGMDTSLGLESASQIFCLAQTPEFTKSCSSRNTQIRESNPSPELGDISMTAPVQSPTNLLTVSPAPSQDKTENKNLDEIKTKISKPLDAYQFPIENRYPSVLPLEIPDIHQLLSCIDPLGQGEQPGSENANLRNNSLSLQGQGLLENGIESSSDLADVTTLVENTHLPSIISSLQDLDQPKSPSIFSSLQDLDKPKSPSISSSLQDLDQPQSPSLFSSLQDLDQPKSPSLFSSLQDLDQPQSPSISSSLQDLDQPKSPYIFSSIQDLDQPQSPSLCGSLPDLDQSQSPSIFSS; translated from the exons ATGATGCTGTTCTTCAAATACAGTGAAATTTTCTCAATCTCACCAGTTTGttcatctctcttctttcctaCAGAACATTTCCAAAATACCTCTTTACTTGGAACTGCAAATTCTCTGCAGCCCTCTCTTCCTGTGGTGAGCAATGCGGCTTCCCTAACAGGAAGCATTTCCAACTTCCCCCGAGCCTCTGCTCCAGCTGTTAGCTCAGCATGGCTACTGCCATCAGCCTCTGGCACCTCTTTCCAGCCACTCACGGGCAGTGCCTACCTTTACCAACATTCTACCACATCTATGTTGTCTGGGGTTAGTGGCCAGAGCCATAGCTCTACTTCAGCTGCCTCTTACCCAGGCATTTTTGAGTGGGACATTACAGCAAAGACAGCAAAGAAGTCACCCTCACTCAGGGACTTCACTGTGACTGTCATTGACCAGAACACAGCTGTCTCTTCCATGTCTATGACAGCCCGGCATGATAAAACTTCACATGCCAATATTATAGTCCCTCTGTATCCAACACTATCTGCCAGCCTTGTTCAGAGGACACAATCTCAAATTCCAAATCAGCAGGGCCATAGCCTGTCACTTCCCTACCAGACAGGAAGCCAGGTCTATTACTATAATCCAGGCACACTGGGGCCTCAACTATCCGGAGAACTTGGCCCCTGGCTGCAATCCTATGGCTCTGCGTCATACTCAGGAAATAGGGCCTCTGCCCATCAACCAGAAATGGTGATGGTGCTAAAGGAGGTTCAGCCCACAAAAGTTCGACTACCAGTCTCCACTTCCGGGATGCATTACTCTGTGTCTGCTCAACCCAGCACAGTAACCAGTTTTCAAG TGATGGAAACTTCCCTGGGGATGGATACTTCCCTGGGATTGGAATCTGCAAGCCAGATATTTTGTCTGGCACAAACTCCAGAATTCACCAAGTCCTGCAGTAGCAGAAATACCCAGATACGTGAGAGTAATCcatcacctgagcttggggacATTTCAATGACAGCTCCAGTCCAGAGTCCAACTAATCTCTTGACAGTGTCTCCAGCTCCAAGCCAGGACAAAACTGAGAATAAGAATTTGGATGAGATTAAGACCAAGATTTCAAAGCCTCTAGATGCCTACCAATTCCCAATAGAAAACCGATATCCTTCAGTGCTTCCTTTAGAAATCCCTGATATTCACCAGCTTCTGTCCTGCATTGatcctcttggccaaggggagcAGCCTGGTTCTGAAAATGCCAATCTGAGAAACAACAGCCTGAGTCTTCAGGGCCAAGGGCTACTTGAAAATGGGATTGAGTCTAGCAGTGATCTTGCAGACGTCACTACATTGGTGGAGAATACTCACCTCCCCTCGATCATCAGTTCTTTGCAAGATCTTGACCAACCCAAAAGTCCCTCCATCTTCAGTTCCTTACAAGATCTTGACAAACCAAAAAGTCCCTCCATCTCAAGTTCCTTACAAGATCTTGACCAACCCCAAAGTCCCTCCCTATTCAGTTCCTTACAAGATCTTGACCAACCCAAAAGTCCCTCCCTATTCAGTTCCTTACAAGATCTTGACCAACCCCAAAGTCCCTCCATCTCAAGTTCCTTACAAGATCTTGACCAACCCAAAAGTCCCTACATCTTCAGTTCCATACAAGATCTTGACCAACCTCAAAGCCCCTCCCTATGTGGCTCCTTACCAGATCTTGACCAATCCCAAAGTCCCTCCATCTTCAGTTCCTGA